A window of the Lactuca sativa cultivar Salinas chromosome 5, Lsat_Salinas_v11, whole genome shotgun sequence genome harbors these coding sequences:
- the LOC111880970 gene encoding anaphase-promoting complex subunit 11 yields the protein MEWHAVASWTWDAQDETCGICRMAFDGCCPDCKLPGDDCPLIWGACNHAFHLHCILKWINSQTPQAHCPMCRREWQFKE from the exons ATGGA ATGGCATGCAGTAGCTTCATGGACATGGGATGCTCAAGATGAGACATGTGGGATATGTAGAATGGCTTTTGATGGTTGTTGTCCTGATTGTAAACTCCCTGGTGATGATTGCCCACTAA TTTGGGGTGCTTGCAACCATGCTTTCCATCTTCACTGCATTCTGAAATGGATAAATTCACAGACTCCCCAGGCACACTGCCCCATGTGCCGGAGGGAATGGCAGTTTAAAGAATGA